From the genome of Pectobacterium atrosepticum:
ACACGTAGGTAAATAACCAAACCGGCAGACTGAATCGGCGTCGCGGTGACACACGAGCAATCGCCAGCGGCAGCGCCATCAGCCCGCCGATGACCACCGAGGAAATGAGCAGCCAGAGCGTCATCGCCAGCCCTGTCAGACGGTAACCATCGCTCCACAGTAGCGGTTGCCAATATTGTTGCAGGATCTCATTCATAGTTTACTTTCTTGACTCCCTGCGAATAGTGCCTTTCCAGCCACCACAACACGCCGTTAGAAACGGTGGTAAAAATCAAGTACATCGCCCCAGCAACCAGTGCGAAATAAAACGGTTCGTGGGTCCCCTTGCCAGCTAACTGCGTCGCCTTAATCACATCATTCAGGCCAAGCAATGACACCAACGCTGTCGCTTTCAGGATCACCTGCCAGTTATTGCCGATGCCCGGTAGTGCGAAGCGCATCATGGAAGGAAATAGAATACGACGGAACACCTTGATAGGAGAGAAACCGAATGCGACGGCAGCTTCGATTTGTCCACGCGGCACAGCGAGATACGCGCCACGAAAGGTTTCCGTGAAATACGCGCCGTAAATAAAGCCCAGCGTAATAACCCCAGCGGTCAAAGGGTCGATGTCAATCTGCTCCAGACCGATCGACTCCGTCACGCCGTTTAAGACAATTTGCAGGCCATAGAAAATCAGCAGCATCAGCACCAAATCGGGGATGCCGCGAATTAACGTGGTATAGCAGGAGAAGCACCCTGCCAGCAGGCGATTAGAAGACAGCTTCGCCGACGCGCCAATCAGGCCAATAGCCAACGCCAGCAGTAGCGAACTCACCGCCAACTCCAGCGTCATGATGGCACCATCCAGAATCAGCTGGGAATAGCCATAGAGCATCGATTATATCCGTTGAAAATAGCGGTTGATGGCACGGTGCGTTATCAATCAGGAACACGACACGGGAGGAACGTTCCCATGTCGTATTGTCCTGCGGATCCGCTACACAATTTACCGTGATAACGAAATTTTACCGTGATAACGAAAATGAATAGTGGTGACGAAATTAGCCGCCGTAGACGTCAAAATCGAAGTATTTTTTCGCGAAGGTGTCGTAAGTACCGTCTTTACGCATAGCGTCAAAAGCTTTATCCAGCGCAGCTTTCAGCTCGGTATCGGCTTTACGCAGCCCCATCCCCGTACCGACACCGAAGAACTTGTCATCTTTTACTGCCGGACCAGCAAACGCATAGTCTTTGCCCATATCGAGTTTCAGGAAGCCTTCACTTCCTGCTACTTCATCCTGAAATGCCGCATCGATACGACCTGCGCTCAGATCGGCGTAAATCAGATCCTGATTTTGATAAGCGACAACTTCAACACCTTTTGGCTGCCAGTTCGCGTTGGCAAAAGCCTCCTGCGTTGATGCCTGCAGTACGCCGACACGCTTACCACCCAGAGAAGCCAGCGTTGGCTCGATGCTCGCGCCTTTCTTCGCAATCAGGCGTGCATTGGCAGCATACAGCTTCTCAGTGAAGGCGATTTCCTGCTGACGTTTTTCGGTAATGGACAGAGAAGAGATGATGGCATCAATTTTTTTAGCTTTAAGAGAAGGAATTAACGCATCAAAGTCGCTTTCTACAAACGTACAATTAGCCTGAATACGCTTGCACAGCTCTTTCGCCAGATCGATATCAAACCCAACCAGTTCACCGCTGGCATTTTTAGATTCAAAGGGAGCATAGGTAGGATCGGTGCCGATTTTAATATTTTTAGGAATTTCCGCCATGGCGCTGCCTGCAGCCAGAATAAGTGCCAACGGCAAAACTTTGATCAGTTTCTTCATATTGCTACCCTTAACATGAGTGATTGATGTCGTGTGTCGTCAATGTCGGAAGACATACCGATTTATTGCTTTAAAAATGAACGATATGAGTGCTATTTTTTTTCTACGCCGACTATTACAGTTTTCATAAGCAGTTTTCATGCCACAATGAACGTAAGGTCGTTATAAAGAGTCCATGAGAAAAACACGCAGGAAATAATGATTAACCCTTTGATTATAAAATCTTTTCCGAGTTATTTTTTGGCGTATAACAATAAGAATAGATAACATTGGCGCGAATACAAAAACCCAAGCGCACTATTTAAGTGCTTCCGTGCGTAAAATTGGTGCAATGTGATAAAAAAGCACAAAAAAAGGGCAGTAAAGGTTTACTCCCCCATGAGAAAAAAATAACGCGCCTTGGCATCTATCCTGCTATGACGCACCCTGCCAGCGAGTAAAGAGATCTTTCGGCAGATCGATATCAAACTGATCCAGAATACGATTCACCGTCTGATCGACAATGTCCTGCACACTTTCTGGGCGATGATAAAACGCTGGCACTGGCGGCATGATTATCGCGCCCAGCTCAACGGCAGTGGTCATCAGCCGTAAGTGCCCTAAATGCAATGGCGTTTCACGCACCCCCAACACCAGAGGGCGACGTTCCTTCAGCACCACATCGGCTGCCCGAGTCAATAGATTGTCGCTGTAGCTGTGCACAATCCCGGAAAGGGTTTTTATCGAACAGGGCAAAATCACCATCCCCGCCGTTTTAAACGACCCCGAAGAAACGCTGGCAGCGATATTACGCGTGTCATGTACCACATCGGCCAGCACCTGTACGTCACGCAGGCTAAAATCCGTTTCCAGCGCCAACGTATGCCGAGCGGCTTGGCTCATAATCAGATGGGTTTCGATGCCTTCCAGTGTCTGTAAAACCTGTAGTAGTCGGATACCGTAAATAACACCGCTGGCACCGGAGATCCCTACAATGAGTCGCTTCATTCATACTGCCTCTGGCTGGCCGCGTACGCAGAAACGCGGAAAAATCATCTGCGCAAACTTTGCCGTATTGATTAGCGATAAGCAAGGATAAGCACTGAAACCCTATTTTCTATATACAAGAAGGGGGAAGACACTTTCGCGCCCTCCCCCTTCAATAAAGCCTTACGTGCGGCTAGCCGTTAACCTTCGTTGTGCAGTTCCAGATCTTCGACTTCATTCTGGCTACGTAACGCTTTAGCATCATCGTTACGCAGTACTTCCAGATAATCCAGATAGCCTTGATCGACGTCTTTTGTCACGTAAATCCCATTGAACACTGAACATTCAAACTGAACAATATCCGGGTTATCTTCACGCGCTGCGTCGATCAGATCGTCGAGATCCTGGAATATCAGCTCATCGGCACCGATAATCTTACAGATCTCGTCCACTTCGCGACCGTGGGCAATCAGTTCATTAACGCTCGGCATGTCGATGCCGTACACGTTAGGGAAGCGAATTTCCGGTGCCGCAGAGGCCAGATAAACACGCCTGGCTCCTGCTTCACGCGCCATCTCCACAATCTGCTCCGACGTTGTGCCACGTACGATAGAGTCATCGACCAGCAGCACATTTTTATCACGGAACTCGGCACGGTTCGCGTTCAGCTTGCGACGCACAGATTTCTTACGCGCCTGCTGTCCCGGCATGATAAAGGTGCGACCAACATAGCGGTTTTTCACGAATCCCTGACGATACGGTTTGTTGATAATGCGCGCGATTTCCAACGCGATATCACAAGAGGTTTCAGGAATCGGGATCACGACATCAATATCGAGATCTTCCCACTGACGTGCAATCTTTTCACCCAGCTTCTGACCCATGCGAACGCGTGCGCTATAGACCGAAATTTTATCGATGAAAGAGTCAGGACGAGCGAAGTAGACATATTCGAACAGGCACGGGTTGCTCTTTGGATTCTCTGCGCACTGGCGAGTAAACAGTTGCCCTTTTTCCGTAATGTAGATCGCTTCTCCCGGCGCAACATCACGTAAGAACTCAAAGCCCAGCGTATCCAGTGCGACGCTTTCAGACGCTACCATATATTCGCTGCGACCATCTTCCAGGTCACGTTTACCAATCACCAGAGGACGAATACCGTTAGGATCGCGGAACGCCACCATGCCATGACCGATAATCATGCCAACACAGGCATAGGCACCACGAATTTGCTGGTGCGTCGCGGCAACGGCCGCAAAAATATTATCGGCTTCCAACGGATAATGTTGGAAACGGTCCAGTTCTCTGGCAAAGATATTCAACAGGATTTCAGAATCGGACGTGGTGTTAACGTGACGGCGCTCCTGCTCGAACAGCTTTTTACGCAGTTCGTGGGCGTTCGTCAGGTTACCGTTGTGAGCCATCGTGATGCCGA
Proteins encoded in this window:
- a CDS encoding UbiX family flavin prenyltransferase translates to MKRLIVGISGASGVIYGIRLLQVLQTLEGIETHLIMSQAARHTLALETDFSLRDVQVLADVVHDTRNIAASVSSGSFKTAGMVILPCSIKTLSGIVHSYSDNLLTRAADVVLKERRPLVLGVRETPLHLGHLRLMTTAVELGAIIMPPVPAFYHRPESVQDIVDQTVNRILDQFDIDLPKDLFTRWQGAS
- a CDS encoding amidophosphoribosyltransferase; the encoded protein is MCGIVGIAGFTPVNQSIYDALTVLQHRGQDAAGIVTIDAFNCFRLRKANGLVKDVFEARHMQRLQGNMGLGHVRYPTAGSSSASEAQPFYVNSPFGITMAHNGNLTNAHELRKKLFEQERRHVNTTSDSEILLNIFARELDRFQHYPLEADNIFAAVAATHQQIRGAYACVGMIIGHGMVAFRDPNGIRPLVIGKRDLEDGRSEYMVASESVALDTLGFEFLRDVAPGEAIYITEKGQLFTRQCAENPKSNPCLFEYVYFARPDSFIDKISVYSARVRMGQKLGEKIARQWEDLDIDVVIPIPETSCDIALEIARIINKPYRQGFVKNRYVGRTFIMPGQQARKKSVRRKLNANRAEFRDKNVLLVDDSIVRGTTSEQIVEMAREAGARRVYLASAAPEIRFPNVYGIDMPSVNELIAHGREVDEICKIIGADELIFQDLDDLIDAAREDNPDIVQFECSVFNGIYVTKDVDQGYLDYLEVLRNDDAKALRSQNEVEDLELHNEG
- the hisQ gene encoding histidine ABC transporter permease HisQ; this encodes MLYGYSQLILDGAIMTLELAVSSLLLALAIGLIGASAKLSSNRLLAGCFSCYTTLIRGIPDLVLMLLIFYGLQIVLNGVTESIGLEQIDIDPLTAGVITLGFIYGAYFTETFRGAYLAVPRGQIEAAVAFGFSPIKVFRRILFPSMMRFALPGIGNNWQVILKATALVSLLGLNDVIKATQLAGKGTHEPFYFALVAGAMYLIFTTVSNGVLWWLERHYSQGVKKVNYE
- a CDS encoding transporter substrate-binding domain-containing protein, producing MKKLIKVLPLALILAAGSAMAEIPKNIKIGTDPTYAPFESKNASGELVGFDIDLAKELCKRIQANCTFVESDFDALIPSLKAKKIDAIISSLSITEKRQQEIAFTEKLYAANARLIAKKGASIEPTLASLGGKRVGVLQASTQEAFANANWQPKGVEVVAYQNQDLIYADLSAGRIDAAFQDEVAGSEGFLKLDMGKDYAFAGPAVKDDKFFGVGTGMGLRKADTELKAALDKAFDAMRKDGTYDTFAKKYFDFDVYGG